One part of the Quercus lobata isolate SW786 chromosome 7, ValleyOak3.0 Primary Assembly, whole genome shotgun sequence genome encodes these proteins:
- the LOC115952543 gene encoding alpha carbonic anhydrase 1, chloroplastic, with protein sequence MSLRISFSVLAITLLLVGTSADDLVEELNSISFGYTGVHGPEKWGSLSPLFSACSNGKRQSPVNIVKNKVVRNKNLKPLTRDYSTANATLVNNGFNIGLFFEENVGVLVADGKNFSLKQMHWHSPSEHRINGEQFPTELHMVHKAADGSFAVVSILYQYGDADPLLSKIKNELNELAKEVCAKNEESHIPVKALDTKHMEKKTRKYYRYIGSLTTPPCTENVTWSILGKVRSISKEQVELLQAPLDSTCKKNSRPLQELNGRQIELFAELGDS encoded by the exons ATGTCTCTTAGAATTTCCTTCTCGGTTCTTGCAATCACATTGTTGCTTGTTGGAACTTCTGCAGATGATCTTGTAGAAG AGCTTAATTCAATTTCATTTGGTTATACCGGAGTCCATGGCCCTGAAAAGTGGGGAAGCTTGAGTCCATTATTCTCGGCATGCTCAAATGGGAAAAGGCAGTCCCCTGTGAACATAGTGAAGAACAAAGTTGTTCGTAACAAGAATTTGAAACCCTTAACCAGAGATTACAGTACTGCAAATGCCACACTGGTCAACAATGGGTTTAACATTGGG TTGTTTTTTGAGGAAAATGTGGGAGTCTTGGTTGCAGATGGGAAGAACTTCAGCTTGAAGCAAATGCACTGGCATTCTCCTTCTGAGCACAGGATTAATGGAGAACa ATTTCCAACTGAGCTTCATATGGTCCACAAGGCAGCTGATGGCAGCTTCGCAGTTGTGTCAATCCTCTACCAATATGGCGATGCTGATCCCCTACTTTccaag ATTAAGAACGAGTTGAATGAACTGGCTAAGGAAGTGTGTGCAAAGAATGAAGAGTCTCATATTCCTGTCAAGGCCTTGGATACAAAGCACATGGAGAAAAAGACCCGCAAGTATTACAGATACATTGGTTCACTCACCACTCCTCCATGCACCGAGAATGTCACCTGGAGCATCCTCGGCAAG GTGAGATCAATATCAAAGGAGCAGGTCGAGCTTCTTCAGGCACCTTTGGACTCTACTTGCAAGAAAAACTCAAGGCCTTTGCAAGAACTGAATGGGCGACAGATTGAGCTATTTGCTGAGCTTGGCGACAGTTAA